A region from the Ichthyobacterium seriolicida genome encodes:
- a CDS encoding DUF5018 domain-containing protein, whose amino-acid sequence MKKNYFVKSIIFSFVLLSVIIFSCDKKNIIEDDLNVCIKSFELLNSENEGKNLGSNIDCEIDAENYTISLTVPHTAVLDGLKFNITPCEGTTISPASGEEINFEEVVEESIEEQATTEGADEKTTKKPSPQRYKKVFTVIKDGKSQDYTVYITKALASDCSISSFKLEKSKNETKIFGDREGQITEADEANTITLHISDAATLDGLTPTIVYTGTSFSSESPVSTTENSITTTTVNYTVTAADEKTTKVYKVIYIKDLSSNNKISVFSFTKDTTNNTGLKLTRSSADTARPGDVVISNNSTNTGTETISVKVSTAATITALTPTITKHENAIISPAIESYNYGNNATKVYTVTAQDGQAKQYTVSVAKDLSNNKNMTSFKFEYTQNTDKSFNSQDYDGTINNPSSEEDGTVTIAKMPHTITNLTGLKPSIVLSNSNATVSPGNGIAQDFTRGEEKIYTVTAQDGTTRKYKVTIGELSAAADITSFIIKKSDHTTPNEVRMTGSEVSGVISNSGSNHTITISLDGEGDTSVNLKPEIIVSPGATVSPTSGAGTEFTYGTAQTYTVIAENGTQTTYRVTVKSSNSKLESFNFKSTTGNNQSTGKIVQEVEGTINDTDKTVKVNVPYDAVLNGLTPDIEVYNGASVTAPSGGANTAQDFSSGSVTYTVTAQDGKSTTEYTVTVTQNAAPQIESFKFMTASNNSKNLGGDITGTITHNSGTTAGEIIVKVPHDADLNGLVPTVTGASNVTVYKGGADSTAAANSSDDFSNSHTSPVQYSAVGPAGGRKVYSVKVYKEPAITEFKFTNTDNTEVSFPSGTTEYIASPITQGDFLGSGTIAITVANTVDVTKLKKASITGDNIAANLVISDLNFISGSVTVVTVANEHLPSYTKNYNVTVTNEAAPQLTSFTITANSTNGITADVQATTITHPNGSNTGTIKLKFPKNNANEFNLAGLSYTSNPPTSSGGYTLTPSSPLDSSSIHEKEFTLTTALGSTSKYTVTAVKGPYISSFKFENSQNSEKSLGSDVVGTIDHAASTIQLLVSSGVTMDSDGKVTLKPTIELGGDTAVATSNAINSGTEYSFTPDGSTAVEYTVKNSSDANFTKTYNVTVTKGS is encoded by the coding sequence ATGAAGAAAAATTATTTTGTAAAGAGTATTATTTTCTCTTTTGTATTGTTGTCGGTAATTATTTTTTCCTGTGATAAAAAGAATATTATAGAAGACGATTTAAATGTATGTATAAAATCATTTGAATTACTAAATTCCGAAAATGAGGGAAAAAATTTAGGTTCTAATATAGACTGTGAGATAGATGCTGAGAATTATACTATATCGTTAACAGTTCCTCATACAGCTGTTTTAGATGGCTTAAAGTTCAATATAACCCCATGTGAAGGGACTACCATATCTCCTGCTAGTGGTGAAGAAATTAATTTTGAAGAAGTTGTAGAAGAATCTATTGAAGAACAAGCTACTACTGAAGGGGCGGATGAGAAAACTACCAAAAAGCCTTCTCCTCAACGTTATAAAAAGGTCTTTACTGTAATAAAAGATGGCAAGTCTCAAGATTACACTGTTTATATAACTAAAGCTTTAGCTAGTGATTGTTCTATTAGTTCTTTTAAATTAGAGAAGTCTAAAAATGAAACTAAGATTTTTGGAGATAGAGAGGGGCAAATTACTGAAGCCGATGAAGCTAATACTATAACATTACATATATCTGATGCTGCTACTTTGGATGGTTTAACTCCTACAATAGTTTACACAGGAACTAGTTTTAGTTCAGAAAGTCCTGTTTCTACTACTGAAAACAGTATTACCACAACGACAGTAAATTATACAGTAACTGCTGCAGATGAAAAAACAACAAAGGTTTATAAAGTAATATATATCAAAGACTTATCTTCGAACAATAAGATTTCTGTATTCTCATTTACAAAAGACACCACCAATAATACAGGTCTAAAATTAACTAGGTCTTCTGCTGATACTGCTAGACCTGGTGATGTTGTAATTAGTAATAATAGCACTAATACTGGTACTGAAACAATATCAGTAAAAGTATCTACTGCAGCAACCATAACAGCTTTAACTCCTACTATAACCAAGCATGAAAACGCTATTATAAGTCCAGCTATTGAATCTTATAATTATGGCAATAATGCTACTAAAGTTTATACAGTTACAGCTCAGGATGGTCAAGCAAAACAGTATACAGTGTCTGTTGCTAAGGATTTGTCTAATAACAAGAATATGACTTCTTTTAAATTTGAGTACACTCAAAATACTGATAAGAGCTTTAATAGTCAGGATTATGATGGCACTATAAATAATCCTTCTAGTGAAGAGGATGGAACTGTAACTATTGCAAAAATGCCACATACTATTACAAATTTAACAGGCCTAAAACCTAGTATAGTACTTAGTAACAGTAATGCTACAGTAAGTCCAGGAAATGGGATAGCGCAGGATTTCACACGTGGTGAGGAAAAAATTTATACTGTAACAGCTCAAGATGGTACTACTAGAAAGTATAAAGTAACCATAGGTGAGTTAAGTGCAGCGGCAGATATTACTTCTTTTATAATTAAAAAGTCAGATCATACTACTCCTAATGAAGTTAGAATGACAGGAAGTGAGGTTTCAGGAGTTATATCAAATAGCGGAAGTAATCATACAATAACTATTTCATTAGATGGAGAAGGTGACACTAGTGTAAATCTAAAGCCTGAAATAATAGTGTCTCCAGGAGCTACGGTAAGCCCAACTTCTGGAGCAGGGACTGAGTTTACATATGGTACAGCTCAAACTTATACTGTAATAGCTGAGAATGGTACGCAAACAACATATAGAGTAACTGTAAAGTCTTCGAATTCTAAGTTAGAATCGTTTAATTTTAAAAGTACAACTGGAAATAATCAGAGTACTGGGAAAATTGTTCAAGAGGTAGAAGGGACTATAAATGATACCGACAAAACAGTAAAGGTTAATGTTCCGTATGATGCAGTTCTTAATGGTTTAACTCCTGATATAGAAGTATATAATGGAGCTAGTGTTACCGCTCCTTCAGGAGGAGCTAATACAGCGCAAGATTTTAGTAGCGGTTCTGTAACATATACTGTAACAGCTCAGGATGGAAAAAGCACTACTGAGTATACTGTAACTGTAACTCAAAATGCTGCTCCTCAGATAGAGTCATTTAAGTTTATGACTGCTTCTAACAATAGTAAAAATCTTGGAGGAGATATTACAGGGACTATTACACATAATTCTGGAACTACTGCAGGGGAGATAATTGTTAAAGTTCCTCATGATGCAGATTTAAATGGATTAGTTCCAACTGTTACAGGTGCTTCTAACGTTACGGTGTATAAAGGAGGGGCTGATAGTACTGCTGCTGCTAACTCTAGCGATGATTTCAGTAATTCTCATACGAGTCCTGTACAATACAGCGCAGTAGGTCCTGCTGGAGGGAGAAAGGTATATTCTGTAAAAGTTTATAAAGAGCCTGCCATAACGGAGTTTAAGTTTACTAATACTGATAATACAGAGGTTAGTTTTCCTAGTGGAACAACTGAATATATTGCTTCGCCTATTACTCAAGGTGATTTTTTAGGATCTGGAACTATAGCAATTACAGTTGCTAATACGGTTGATGTAACAAAATTAAAAAAAGCTTCTATTACTGGTGATAATATTGCTGCAAATCTTGTTATTTCTGACTTAAATTTCATTAGTGGTTCTGTAACGGTTGTTACAGTTGCAAACGAACACTTGCCATCTTATACTAAAAACTATAATGTAACTGTAACTAACGAAGCAGCGCCGCAGTTGACAAGTTTCACTATAACAGCTAATTCAACAAATGGCATTACGGCTGATGTTCAAGCTACTACTATAACTCATCCTAACGGTAGTAATACTGGAACAATAAAGTTGAAGTTCCCTAAAAATAATGCTAATGAATTTAATTTAGCGGGGTTAAGTTATACTAGCAATCCTCCTACTAGTAGTGGCGGATATACTTTGACTCCTAGCTCTCCTTTGGATAGTAGTAGTATTCATGAAAAAGAATTTACTCTAACAACTGCTTTAGGTTCTACCTCAAAGTACACTGTAACAGCAGTTAAAGGACCTTATATTAGTAGTTTTAAGTTTGAAAACTCGCAAAATAGTGAAAAAAGTCTAGGTTCTGATGTTGTCGGGACAATTGATCATGCTGCTAGCACTATACAATTACTAGTTTCTAGTGGGGTTACGATGGATTCAGATGGCAAAGTAACTTTAAAGCCAACAATTGAGCTTGGAGGGGATACTGCTGTTGCTACTTCTAATGCTATTAATAGTGGGACTGAATATTCTTTTACTCCTGATGGTAGTACTGCTGTTGAGTATACAGTGAAAAATTCTAGTGATGCAAATTTTACTAAAACCTATAATGTGACTGTAACTAAAGGTAGTTAG
- a CDS encoding DUF5018 domain-containing protein, with protein MFKKNYFVKSIIFSFVLLSVIIFSCDKKNIIEDDLNVCIKSFELLNSENEGKNLGSNIDCEIDAENYIISLTVPHTAVLDGLKFNITPCEGTTISPASGEEINFEAVVEEATNEDVSEGAAEETTKKPSTQRYKKVFTLTKEGKSQKYTVYITKVLASDCSISSFKLEKSKNETKIFADREGVITESTDTDPSTITLHVSESAILDGLTPTIVHTGTTFSSESPVSTTDSGTSITTTTVNCTVTAADGETTKVYVVKYIKDLSSDNKISTFAFTKDNTNNTGLKLTRSSTAEGRTGDVEINDTNGTIKVKVSTAADVAALIPTITKHERATISPAEDVHDYSTNNGTKVYTITAQDGQTKQYTVSVAKDLSNNKNMTSFKFEYTQNTDKSFNSQDYDGTINNPSSEEDGTVTIAKMPHTITNLTGLKPSIVLSNSNATVSPGNGIAQDFTRGEEKIYTVTAQDGTTRKYKVTIGELSAAADITSFIIKKSDHTTPNEVRMTGSEVSGVISNSGSNHTITISLDGEGDDSINLKPAIEFSAGATVNPASGAGTEFTYGTAQTYTVTAENGSQKTYQVTVKSSNSKMKSFGFKKDTGNNSSKKIVQDVTGTIDHVAKTVTVNVPYNADVTALTPEIVLYNGASVSPEATTAQNFSDSNTVKYTVTAQDGTTSDYNVTVTQNAAPQIETFKFTTASNNSKNLGSTDIIGEITHNSGDTPGEIIVKVPHDAEIGELTPTVTTSSGATVYKGTATEAANTSNNFDNSQSTPKEYSVVDSAGGRKVYEVKVYKEPAITEFKFEKSANSDTGFPAGKTYTAESAAITQGNLLQNGTISITVANTINVTNLKATISGNNINPSTTTIDTSFTSTSGTSTYSTTITVANQYLSDFTKTYTVNLTKEAAPQLTEFKITANTNKGIAAEVGATFTHPTSTGNTGTIKLKFHKNNEHVFDLTGLTPTITSPQGCTVSPASDAAVTGEINNQQFTLTKTDTGSKRVYTVEAVKGPYISKFEFKKDTTGNTGKNLGDADIDGTIDHAQNTIKLEVPSGVTMDSGGNTVTITPTIEVGGDNANVEPASLTPKEFTVDNSTTVDYTVTGADGMIKTYKITVSKASSSG; from the coding sequence ATGTTTAAGAAAAATTATTTTGTAAAGAGTATTATTTTCTCTTTTGTATTGTTGTCGGTAATTATTTTCTCCTGTGATAAAAAGAATATTATAGAAGACGATTTAAATGTATGTATAAAATCATTTGAATTACTAAATTCCGAAAATGAGGGAAAAAATTTAGGTTCTAATATAGACTGTGAGATAGATGCTGAGAATTATATTATATCGTTAACAGTTCCTCATACTGCTGTTTTAGATGGCTTAAAGTTCAATATAACCCCATGTGAAGGGACTACCATATCTCCTGCTAGTGGTGAAGAAATTAATTTTGAAGCTGTTGTAGAAGAAGCTACTAATGAGGATGTCTCTGAAGGGGCTGCCGAGGAAACTACTAAAAAGCCTTCCACTCAACGTTATAAAAAGGTGTTTACCTTAACAAAAGAAGGAAAATCTCAAAAGTACACTGTTTATATAACTAAAGTTTTAGCTAGTGATTGTTCTATTAGTAGTTTTAAATTAGAAAAATCTAAAAATGAAACTAAGATTTTCGCAGATAGAGAGGGTGTTATTACTGAATCTACTGATACTGATCCTTCTACTATAACATTACACGTTTCTGAATCTGCAATTTTAGATGGTTTAACTCCTACAATAGTTCACACAGGAACTACTTTTAGTTCAGAAAGTCCTGTTTCTACTACCGATTCTGGCACTAGTATTACTACAACTACAGTTAATTGCACAGTAACTGCTGCAGATGGAGAGACAACAAAGGTTTATGTAGTAAAATATATCAAAGACTTATCTTCTGATAATAAAATTTCCACATTTGCATTTACAAAAGATAACACCAATAATACAGGTCTAAAATTAACTAGGTCTTCTACTGCTGAAGGTAGAACAGGTGATGTTGAAATTAATGACACTAATGGAACCATAAAGGTAAAAGTGTCTACTGCAGCAGATGTAGCAGCTTTAATTCCTACTATAACTAAGCATGAAAGAGCTACTATAAGTCCAGCTGAAGACGTTCATGATTATAGCACTAATAATGGCACTAAAGTTTATACCATTACAGCTCAGGATGGTCAAACAAAACAGTATACAGTGTCTGTTGCTAAGGATTTGTCTAATAACAAGAATATGACTTCTTTTAAATTTGAGTACACTCAAAATACTGATAAGAGCTTTAATAGTCAGGATTATGATGGCACTATAAATAATCCTTCTAGTGAAGAGGATGGAACTGTAACTATTGCAAAAATGCCGCATACTATTACAAATTTAACAGGCCTAAAACCTAGTATAGTACTTAGTAACAGTAATGCTACAGTAAGTCCAGGAAATGGGATAGCGCAGGATTTCACACGTGGTGAGGAAAAAATTTATACTGTAACAGCTCAAGATGGTACTACTAGAAAGTATAAAGTAACCATAGGTGAGTTAAGTGCAGCGGCAGATATTACTTCTTTTATAATTAAAAAGTCAGATCATACTACTCCTAATGAAGTTAGAATGACAGGAAGTGAGGTTTCAGGAGTTATATCAAATAGCGGAAGTAATCATACAATAACTATTTCATTAGATGGAGAAGGTGATGATAGTATAAATCTAAAACCCGCAATAGAATTTTCTGCAGGAGCTACAGTAAATCCAGCTTCTGGAGCTGGGACTGAGTTTACATATGGTACAGCTCAAACTTATACTGTAACAGCTGAGAATGGTTCTCAAAAAACATATCAAGTAACTGTAAAGTCTTCAAATTCTAAGATGAAGTCGTTTGGGTTTAAGAAAGACACTGGAAATAATAGTAGTAAAAAAATTGTTCAAGATGTAACAGGAACTATAGATCATGTTGCTAAAACAGTAACAGTAAATGTTCCGTATAATGCAGATGTTACTGCTTTGACCCCTGAAATAGTATTATATAACGGGGCTAGCGTTAGTCCAGAAGCTACTACAGCGCAAAATTTTAGTGATAGTAACACAGTAAAATATACCGTAACAGCTCAGGATGGAACTACAAGCGATTACAATGTAACTGTAACTCAAAATGCTGCTCCTCAGATAGAGACATTTAAGTTTACGACTGCTTCTAACAATAGTAAAAATCTTGGTAGTACTGATATAATAGGTGAGATTACTCATAATTCTGGAGACACGCCGGGAGAGATAATTGTTAAAGTTCCTCATGATGCAGAGATTGGTGAGTTAACTCCGACTGTTACAACTTCTTCTGGAGCTACAGTGTATAAGGGGACTGCTACTGAAGCAGCTAATACCTCTAATAATTTCGATAATTCTCAAAGTACTCCTAAAGAATACAGCGTAGTAGATTCTGCTGGTGGAAGAAAAGTTTATGAAGTGAAGGTTTATAAAGAGCCAGCTATAACAGAGTTTAAGTTTGAGAAGAGTGCTAATTCAGATACTGGTTTCCCTGCTGGAAAGACCTATACTGCTGAGTCTGCGGCTATTACTCAAGGTAATTTATTACAAAATGGAACAATATCAATTACAGTTGCTAATACAATTAATGTAACAAATTTAAAAGCTACTATTTCTGGAAATAATATTAACCCTTCAACTACTACCATAGATACGTCTTTTACTTCTACTAGTGGTACTTCTACCTATTCTACAACTATTACAGTTGCAAATCAATATTTATCTGATTTTACCAAAACCTATACAGTTAATTTAACTAAAGAAGCAGCGCCGCAGTTGACAGAATTTAAAATAACTGCTAATACTAATAAAGGTATTGCAGCTGAGGTAGGTGCTACGTTTACGCATCCTACCAGCACTGGTAATACTGGTACAATAAAGTTGAAGTTTCATAAGAATAATGAACATGTTTTTGATTTAACGGGATTAACGCCTACCATAACTTCTCCTCAAGGTTGTACTGTAAGTCCAGCTAGTGATGCTGCAGTAACTGGAGAGATTAATAATCAACAATTTACTCTAACAAAAACTGACACAGGTTCTAAAAGGGTTTATACTGTTGAAGCAGTTAAAGGGCCTTATATTAGTAAGTTTGAGTTTAAAAAAGATACTACTGGTAATACTGGTAAAAATCTAGGCGATGCTGATATTGACGGGACAATTGATCATGCTCAAAATACCATAAAATTAGAAGTTCCTAGTGGAGTAACTATGGATTCAGGTGGCAATACAGTAACCATAACTCCGACAATTGAGGTTGGAGGAGATAACGCGAATGTTGAGCCAGCTAGTTTGACTCCTAAGGAGTTTACTGTTGACAATAGTACTACTGTTGATTATACAGTAACAGGTGCAGATGGGATGATTAAAACTTATAAGATAACAGTGAGTAAAGCTAGTTCTAGCGGATAG
- a CDS encoding IS1380 family transposase, protein MRNKNTLFYRGKTSVELTFSSSEISSDGSLIMLEKLEPDHRLIHYYSKLLPDTRDSRFITYTRRHQLKQRVYMIMLGYEDANDVNHLHNDPLFKDVLQGDLASQPTISRFENSFDKQAVFKFCDAWLYKYVSSLSDRKRIVIDVDSTDDPTHGSQQLSMFNGYYSQFMYNELFFHDGKTGQIILPVLRPGNSHSNKWYVSILKRIIIKIRESHPEMEIIIRSDSGFSCAPFYQLVDDFDLLYVTGIASNEVLKRKVSWSKNAVKKMYLDQGEKHQHFMSFTYKAKSWHKPQQCYSKVESTGLGMNIRHFSSNLPQKDAREIYFDFYVKRGDSSENRIKEVKNMCFSDRLSNHSFLANFFRLMMSSLAYEMFLLLKQKIKKTRFEVAKKWLISSIRTYLLKVGATIKITKRRIYYQLSKSFVYKGLFREIITQ, encoded by the coding sequence ATGAGGAATAAAAACACATTATTTTATAGAGGGAAGACTTCTGTTGAATTAACTTTTTCATCATCAGAAATTAGTTCTGATGGATCTTTAATCATGCTTGAAAAACTAGAACCAGATCATAGATTGATTCATTATTACAGTAAACTTTTGCCTGATACTCGAGACTCTAGATTTATTACTTATACCAGAAGGCATCAGTTAAAACAAAGGGTTTATATGATCATGTTAGGCTATGAAGACGCCAATGATGTTAATCATTTACATAACGATCCTTTATTCAAAGATGTTCTTCAAGGTGATTTGGCTTCTCAACCTACTATATCAAGATTTGAGAATAGCTTTGACAAACAAGCTGTTTTTAAGTTTTGTGATGCGTGGTTATACAAATATGTTTCAAGTTTATCTGATCGTAAGAGAATAGTTATTGACGTAGATTCAACTGATGATCCAACTCATGGCAGTCAACAATTGTCAATGTTTAACGGTTATTATAGTCAATTCATGTACAATGAACTATTTTTTCATGATGGAAAAACAGGACAGATTATCCTTCCTGTACTCCGCCCAGGAAATAGTCATTCTAATAAATGGTATGTGAGTATTTTAAAGCGAATAATTATCAAAATACGTGAGAGTCACCCAGAGATGGAAATAATTATTAGAAGTGATAGCGGCTTTAGTTGCGCTCCTTTTTACCAATTAGTAGATGATTTTGATTTACTATATGTGACAGGCATAGCGAGCAATGAAGTTTTAAAAAGAAAGGTATCTTGGTCAAAAAATGCTGTAAAAAAAATGTATTTAGATCAGGGAGAGAAGCACCAACATTTTATGAGTTTTACGTACAAAGCCAAGAGTTGGCACAAGCCTCAACAGTGCTATTCTAAAGTTGAGAGTACAGGATTAGGGATGAACATAAGGCATTTTTCTAGTAATCTTCCCCAAAAGGATGCTAGAGAAATTTACTTTGACTTTTATGTGAAAAGAGGTGATTCAAGTGAAAATAGAATAAAAGAAGTTAAAAATATGTGTTTTTCTGATCGTTTGTCAAATCATAGTTTTCTTGCTAATTTTTTTCGACTTATGATGAGTAGTCTTGCCTATGAAATGTTTTTATTACTGAAACAGAAGATAAAGAAAACAAGATTTGAAGTAGCAAAAAAATGGTTAATCAGTTCGATTAGAACCTATCTTCTCAAGGTAGGAGCAACGATTAAAATTACCAAAAGGCGAATCTATTATCAGCTATCTAAATCTTTTGTTTACAAGGGTTTATTTCGGGAAATTATTACCCAGTAA